The Terriglobus sp. TAA 43 sequence GGTGAGCATGCCACCGAAAGCATGCGTCTTGCGCAAAGTGTTGTCAGTCGCCTTGAGATGGACGAGTTTGAATCCGGGCTTGTCCTCGGCCTCATTCAGAATCATCTCGATATGTCGTCTGCCCTGCGCCGTGACATCTTCGACGCAGAAACCATCCGCACGTTCGCAGAAAAAGTACAGACACCCGAAGAGCTGCGCATGATCACGCTCTTCACCTATGCAGATATTCAGGCTGTTCACCCGGACGCACTCACACCCTGGAAGGCCGAAAACTTGTGGCGGCTTTACATCGCCACATCCAACTTCCTTGATCGCAACATCGACGACGAGCGATTCGATTCGCGCGTCTCCAGCGAACTTGTCCGTCGCATTACGCAGTTGCTTCCCGGTGAGAGCCGTGAGGTTCTCCAGTTTGTGGAAGGCTTCCCGCAGCGCTATCTGCGCACGCGCAGCCCGGAACAAATTCGCACGCACTACACCATGAGCAAGCGCCTCACAGACGACGCCGTGCAGGTCGACTTCCACTGGACGTCTGCGCACAGCGACATCACGCTCGTCACACCAGATCGCCAATTACTCTTTGCACGCATCGCTGGCGTTCTAGCCGCATGGGGTATGAACATCATTACGGCAGACGCGTTCTCAAACGCGCACGGAATCGTCGTGGACAGCTTCCGCTTCACCGATAGCTTCCGCACACTTGAGATGAACCCTGGCGAACGCGATCACCTTATCCGCGATCTGCACGATGCCATTGCCGATCCCGCAGTTGCCGAAAAGATGATTGCGAACCGCAAGCGTTCGCGTCGCCGCACACCGCTCGTGGAGGTAGCGACCTCTGTCGAGTTCGACACGGAATCCTCAACACACTCAACGATCCTGCAAGTCGTCGCACAGGATCTTGCCGGACTGCTCTATGCCATCAGCACCACGCTGGGTGAAGCACGGTGCAGCATCGAAGTAGCCGTCATCGACACCGAAGGCGACACCGCGATCGACGTCTTCTACCTCACGCAGGACGACGCTCCTTTAGAACTTGATGACCTGCCGGCACTGAAACAGAAGCTGCTCGCAGCCATCGAATCTAACGCCGCCTAACATCCTCAAAAAATGCGTTTCGGCGCGCGCAACGCAAGCGGTGCTCACAGGTTTCTTCCCCGAATCAAGCTGTCTGAAGCTCAGCTTCTCTGACAGAACGCTCGCACTCCTGCGATACTGTCGCACATCCGTTGATACAGGAGACGAACAGATGTCAGAGTCTTTGCCCCCCATCGATAGCTCGCGCCGCGACTTCCTCCGGCTCGGCACCGCCACCACGGTGGGTCTTGCCCTTGCTGCACAGATGCACGCTGCGCCCGTCACCAATGCGCAAACAATGATCAACGTCCCGTTTGCAAAGAGCAACGCGCGCATCGCCATTGTTGGCCTTGGAGGCCGCGGCACATCGCTGCTGAAAAACCTCGTCGCCACGGATGCACAGATCGTTGCGCTTTGCGACATCGTGGAAAGCAAGGTTCGTGCCGCGCAGCAGATTGCCAGCAAGGCAGGCAAAGGCACGCCAGAAATCTTCTACGGCAATGACCACAGCTACGAAAAACTGATGAAGCGCACGGACATCGACCTGGTCATCGTTTCCACTTCATGGGTCTGGCACGCGCCCATCAGCATCGCCGCCATGGAAAGCGGCAAGCACGCTGCCATGGAAGTTCCCGGTGTCACCACCATCGAAGACTGCTGGAAGGTCATCGACACCTCCGAGCGCACGCGGCGCCACTGCATGATCCTTGAGAACTGCTGTTACGGCTATAACGAAACGCTCATCCTGCGCATGGCGCACGCGGGCGCGCTCGGTGAGTTGCTCTACGGTGAAGGCGCGTATCTGCATGACCTCCGCGAAATTCTCTTCGCCAACGAGGGTGAAGGCCTGTGGCGTCGCGAAGACCACACAAAGCGTGACGGCAACCTGTACCCCACGCATGGTCTCGGACCCATCGCCAACTGCATGCAGGTGCAGCGCGGCGACCGCTTCCACCACTTGGTCAGCATGAGCACCATGCAACGTGGCCTCGAACTTTATCGCAAAGAACACATCCCCTCGAACGATCCCAAGTGGAAAGAGAAGTATGTCTGCGGCGACATGAACGTCTCCATGGTCAAGACGGAAAAGGGACGCACCATCACCGTGAAGCACGATGTGGTGAACCCGCGCCCGTACAGCCGCGTGAACATGCTCACAGGAACCAAGGGTCTGTTCGAAGACTATCCACCACGCATCTACGTGGAAGGCCAAAAAGGTGGCGAAGCCTACGGCACACTCGACGCATGGAAGCAGTACGAACATCCGCTCTGGAGCAAAGAAGGCGACGCCGCCCGCAAATCCGGTGGCCACGGTGGTATGGACTACATCATGCTCTACCGCCTGGTGCAATGTCTGAAGCAGGGCCTCGCACCAGACATGGATGTTTACGATTGCGCGGCGTGGGGCTGCATCTATCCGCTCAGCGTGCAGTCTGTCGCACGCGGCAGCGCGCCGGTCGACGTGCCTGACTTCACGCGAGGCAAGTGGCAGGTACGTACCGCCTCACAAATCGCCACATCCGCGTAACGTCAGCACGTTTCAACAAAATCAACTCCGCGCCGGTGACCCCAAAGTTGGGGTCACTTCGTAGCGGTAAAGATTTTCTTGGGATACATGGCGTGCACGCCCACATTCCCGTCGACAAGTTGGGTGATATCCAGATCGACAGCAACGCTCGCAAGCATGTAAGCGTCTTCCGGCTTCATCCCTTTTGTCTCCACCAGGAAATCGATCATGTCACGCAGTGCGTGTTCCGTGGCTTCCTTCAGGTCCGGGCTGAATCCCATCGTGATGTAGTAATCGGGCGTTTCAGCGCGCGGCCATTTCAGCGTCTGTTTTTTGTGCACTACAAATCGGAAGGTGCCTGTCAGGTAGGTTTCCAACGCAGTGATGTCCACTTCGCCGTTTCCCTGCGCAGCGTGTCCATCTCCCGCCTCAAACAACGCGCCTTTAGCCGCAACAGGAATATACAGAGTGGTGCCAGCCACCAGCTCCTTGTTGTCCATATTGCCTGCATGCGCAAAAGGTGGGGCAGAGTCGATCTTCCCACCCGATGGTGCAACGCCCATGCTCCCAAAGAACGGATGAAGCGGAATATCGATGCCAGAAGCAAAGTGTCCAATCATTTTTTCGCGATCGAGCGGGATGATGCGGCTGCGGCTAAAGGGAAATTCCATGGGAAGAAAGCCGCGGTGCAGACTAAACCCGTTGCACGCGAAGTTTGTATCAAGGTTGATCTTCAGAATCTGGACTTCAAGCACATCTCCCGGTTCAGCCTCAGCAATCGCAACTGGCCCAGTGAGAATATGGCCTCCTGGGCCACGGTCCTTCACCTCTTTGTAAATGGCGTCCGTATACGGTGGAATATCCTCCGGCTTCACACCGCCGCGTTCCATGCGTTCCCGCGGCCCGCAGGTGGAGAGCGTCTGCATCGTGACCGTGTCTCCGCTGTGTACAGTGAGCGCCGGCTTCGCCATACCGGAGTAATAGCCCCACGCCACGGTGTCCGGCTTGGCCTCAAGCGTGTAGGACGACTGCGCCATTCCACAAGTAGCAACGCTGAACAGAACAGCGGTAGCAGCAAGAAAACGCTTCATAGGAGATCTTCCTTCAAGGCGAGAGATGAACTGTTTGGGATGAGCTGCACCCAGTATCAGGGCAGTTCACCAGAAAGACCAGACGATGTATTCCGCCGCGATGCAGCGCGCAAGAAGGCCGTCACCAAGTACACTCAACCCGCAGCCGCAAACGGCAGCTCGAAGACGGGTAAACCGCCAGGTATTCAGCAGGAGAAGCAATTCATGAAGTTCGTCGCCGCATCGTTACTTGCAATCACATGCCTCGCCACTCCTGCCCAATCCACCTTTATCAACACACTCATGCCGCAGCCGCAGCACATCACGGTGGCGAATGGCCGTCTCCTACTCACAGACAGCTTCCGCATCGAGACTGGCGCCTCGCACAATCCCATCCTGCAACGAGCCACTGAACGTCTACTGCAGCGCCTGCAAGCCAAGACCGCACTCCAACTCACCTCAGGCGCAGGCACGCCAACGCTTCACATCACGGTGGATGACAGTACGGCAACACGCCCCGTCTTCGGCCAGGACGAAAGCTACTCGCTGAAAGTGGAAGCCAACGGCATCCAGCTCCACGCCAAGACCATCTTCGGCGCCATGTACGGCATGGAGACACTCTTCCAACTCCTTCAAGGCAGCGGCAAAGACTTCTTCTTTCCCACTGCCACCATTGACGATGCGCCGCGCTTCCCGTGGCGTGGCCTC is a genomic window containing:
- a CDS encoding Gfo/Idh/MocA family protein — protein: MSESLPPIDSSRRDFLRLGTATTVGLALAAQMHAAPVTNAQTMINVPFAKSNARIAIVGLGGRGTSLLKNLVATDAQIVALCDIVESKVRAAQQIASKAGKGTPEIFYGNDHSYEKLMKRTDIDLVIVSTSWVWHAPISIAAMESGKHAAMEVPGVTTIEDCWKVIDTSERTRRHCMILENCCYGYNETLILRMAHAGALGELLYGEGAYLHDLREILFANEGEGLWRREDHTKRDGNLYPTHGLGPIANCMQVQRGDRFHHLVSMSTMQRGLELYRKEHIPSNDPKWKEKYVCGDMNVSMVKTEKGRTITVKHDVVNPRPYSRVNMLTGTKGLFEDYPPRIYVEGQKGGEAYGTLDAWKQYEHPLWSKEGDAARKSGGHGGMDYIMLYRLVQCLKQGLAPDMDVYDCAAWGCIYPLSVQSVARGSAPVDVPDFTRGKWQVRTASQIATSA
- a CDS encoding acetamidase/formamidase family protein gives rise to the protein MKRFLAATAVLFSVATCGMAQSSYTLEAKPDTVAWGYYSGMAKPALTVHSGDTVTMQTLSTCGPRERMERGGVKPEDIPPYTDAIYKEVKDRGPGGHILTGPVAIAEAEPGDVLEVQILKINLDTNFACNGFSLHRGFLPMEFPFSRSRIIPLDREKMIGHFASGIDIPLHPFFGSMGVAPSGGKIDSAPPFAHAGNMDNKELVAGTTLYIPVAAKGALFEAGDGHAAQGNGEVDITALETYLTGTFRFVVHKKQTLKWPRAETPDYYITMGFSPDLKEATEHALRDMIDFLVETKGMKPEDAYMLASVAVDLDITQLVDGNVGVHAMYPKKIFTATK